TAAAATCAAAAGagcaatgactaaattggaaaagtaAAATCAAAGAGGTTTAGCGGAGAAAGCATACCCACTGTGTGTCTCTATTGCTTCGATTTGCCGTAAAGCTATCCACAGCCAAAATGTGATCATATGTCCCGGAGCAATTGCAGGCCCAAGAAAAGATGGAATCCCAAGGATCAAAATTTCCAGCCAATGAGCATATGGTGCAGCAAACCCAATTGGAGCAGCGTATTCATGGTGAACCCGGTGAATGTTCTCATAGCCCCATTTACAATGTAGGAACCTGTGAATCCAATAATTGGTATAATCTTCTATCATGAAATATACCGTCAACTGTGACAAAATCTCCCACACTGACGGCAATGGCAACCCTGTTTGAATCCCAATCATCTGCCAAGGACACACATACAATCTCAACTAAAATGCAAATCCCAAGAGAAAAAACAAATTTTCAACTATTAACAAATCATATTGCCAAAATCTCCAGCTTTCACAAAAATTGGAGCTGAAAcgaaaatcccaaaaattggAGGACCATTTTACCTTGACTGAAGGATAAGACACTAACTGTAAAGGACCCACGACAAGAACGAACATCCGCATTACATCTTTATAACACTTGAACATCTCAGAGAACGACAAGCTAACTTTGGGCTGAATCTTGTACTTATGGAATCCCAAAGATTTCATCATCTCCACAAAAACCAGCGGCAAAGGCACCAAAGAGAATATCAGAAACAAAAACAGAATGTTGTGGCAGTAAAGATAGTAATCCGATTTTTTAGCCGAGTAATTGAACCACAATGTCTCTGCCATCGTCAGGTTGCGTCCGAGGAATGTAACAGCCTCCTCGATTGTATTAAACGGCAACATTTTTTTATGCGTAGCGGCGGTGGCGGTGGCGGCAGCGACTGCTGGTGGTGGAGGGTTTATTGCAGTCAGAAGATGCTGGAATCGACTGTACCTTGCATGACTTAAATAGTAAATTATATGAAACTGCGGCTCATAATAAAGtggtaattattattattttcttggtCGTTCGTTTGTTTCCACTAGGAAGGAACCAAAATATATACTgctgttttagttttttttttcttttagttaaAGTTGCTATGgtttttttcttgaattttgcctATATCTTCAGTAATTTTgttaatattagttaaatttattttaagtaatttatgatctttttaattaatttaggatgtgtttgataaaagtaaatattaattaaattccaATAATTTTTAaactatatattaaataaaatattaaaataattattaaacatatttaaaatattaaatatacaaAATTTTCAATGATAAAACATATCTTAAAAGGTGATATTATTAGAAAAACCTTAAAAAATTcttttttcttcaagtctttcGCTTATTTTTTGTTTTGCCTAGCGGCGGTGATGTTAGCCTCTGAGTTAGTTATTGCTTACCTTTCCTCCCTCCTATcaactctttctttctttccttttttcttttttattctcaTTCATTTCACGTGTCTATTTTGTGGATATCTTTATTGTCTTCACAAGTTATAATAGGTAGATAATAGCGTTTGTTGTTTGTCGATTTGGACATGTTTTTGTctttaaattttatatgtttatttatttattttttcattatttaaaaaattttagtttcagAAATTTTTACATTTTCTAAAACATTTTTAGTCTTATTTATACATATAACTTTCTAATTTGTTGAATACTCCACtctttaatatatacatatatggtataatTTTATCTACTGCGAATCAACTAATAGATAACATGTTATTAATATCTTTTAGttaaattaactttattttatcTTAAATGATGTGAAATTATATTAATTCactaataatatacaaaattctCAATGAATCATATATTAActcatatatatttattatatttcagCCCTTTTGacaaaagaaataataatattttagtaattataGATACTTAAGTGTAGCAGGTTAAATTCTACTAATTAGACTTATAGCGCACACGTGATTtgggtaaaaatttaattaataaatacatttattaaaaattcacataaaattaattaatactttttataatcataaaattaattatttatcacCCATGCTGTTCtggattaaatttttattataaatatttttatttattataaaataaataaaattcctgataaatatataatttaatttatatacaagtagatattttaatatttttataacaaaATTAATGCATTATTGATTGATAACATCAATGTAGTAAAACACTTAAAACAAATATCTAATACAATTAAagattttacaaaataaaaataaaaataaaaagcaaaCATACGTTATATTAAGAAAAGTTAAAAAGTatgacataaaaataaaataagtggttcattttcctttatttcagttgatagttattttaaaaataaaagtaaaatgtatttttttaattGTAATATGAGTTTGATCTTCATGTAATACATCTCGATCGATCAATACCACTTAACTCGCAATATTAAgcttggttaaaattttatttcattgATTTAAAGTATGTTGTATGTTGACAGAATgcgattttttttttcaaaaaaaatattcatcagaataattcgtgaaatttaaaataataataaaatttgtggCCAAGAATTTCTCAAGAAACTAGATGtgtatgtatgaaattgatgggGGTATGATCCACAATTTTCAACTAGTTCTAGGTTAGAACTGAATCTTGTCCTCTTGTTCGGCCACGTGACCCGCCAGTTGGATACTGACCCTTAATGCGCTCTGCCTTGGACAAGGTACACGTGATTCTTTTCCCTTAGgaacttttaaatttaataatttaatcacaTAAGCCTATCTATCTATACCTATACCTATATAAACAAAGATCCCATAGGATCTTACATGCCGACACCGGGCAGGGGTTTAGAGATAGTGGTACATGGCTTAGCTATATCTGATGGGTTATGGGCTTAGAGTAAATTTTGGcgagaaaaattagaaaacaaggtAAACTACATCATCattattcactaaattatatataatttttcgttttattcatttaattaaaatttataatttagtcattaaattattcaaaaaatttatttaaatcactaaattattaaaattgatgttatatgactttttatgtacatattatctcTACCAATCAAAAGTTCTCTTTCAACtttacttttacaatttaatttttttatgaaacaatTTTATACATCATAAAactataaatcataactcaaacaATGTTTTCTCTAATCTTCGACACCAATCATTAAATCGACTTAGATTAAAAATATATTCTTTTACTCGTCGATGATTACTGATTCACTATACTAATTAGATACTGATGATGGACTTggaattatgtttttaatttataaaaattataataacttATTTTTGTGTATTTACTTTTTGAAATTGTattaacaataatttttttttcataagtTCCTGTACCTCACTCGGATGAATACTAGGTTGTATTTGTTGTTCAACATGGGGAACAAGTCTATTTAGTGTGAAACGATGCCGTTAGATTAGGAAAATGAAAACTATCTAACAATACTAATACACACAAAGAAATGAAGTTACAGAAACAGTCATGGCGGTTCTTAACTCTCTTAACTACCAATGCCCCTTCATTCCCTTATTAACTAAACccaaaaaccctaatttcaatTCTCTCAAGTTTAACCCACATCAAGCTTCCAGGTTTTGTTTTCCCCGCCGTCGCTGCGTTCTCGTTAATGGCACGCTCCAAAATTCTCACCAAAACACTCCAGAAGAAGGTCCCTTTTTTACTCTCTCTGTCTTTCTCTCCCAATACCAAGTCGATTAAAAGTTTCAATTCATTATTTAACTAATTAGGTTTTCTTTATCCAATTCAGATGATGAAGTTGATAATTTAGGGGTTAAAGCTGCTTTATCCATGCTCAAATTCTACAAAAGTAagtctatttttctttctttcaacaaAGAAAAAAACTGAATTGTTCTTGCTGAATTAAACTGAGTAGTaaattgaaacaggggaaataTCGCCTGTAATACCAAAGAGTTGCCGGTTTGTTCCCTCGTGTAGTGAGTACTCAATGGAAGCATACAAGAAATATGGGGTTGTAAAGGGCACAGTTTTGACAGCTTGGCGTCTTTGCCGTTGCAATCCGCTTGGTAATTTAactttttttcctttaaaaaagAACAGAGAGAAAGATTTATAGTATTGATAATTGGGTCTAATTGAAAATTTGTGGTGATTTTAGGTGGGTCAGGATTTGATCCTCCAAGGTGGTTTGATGAGGAAAAACCCACAGAAGAATGAGAGATTTGGTTTTGTATTTCTCTAGTTATCCACATCAACATCTATGCTTAATCGTTGAATTCTTGTTGGAACTTAAATGAGAACAGCAGCAGTGCAGCTGTGTTTTCAAAATCTAGTTTAGAGAGGTCACCCTGCTCTAGTTTATATTAATACAGTAATCAATCGCCACCCTAGCTTGCTACTGATTTTTCATCATGAGTCCATTTCACGCTATTTCTTTCACTTTGACTCACTCACTTTTTCAAATTCTTCATTGTTTCACATTTCACACTTTCATTTCCTACCAATCCATTGCGTAAAATAGCTTAGAATATAATATTTCGAATATAATTAAGCatattatatttgaatatatatatatatatatgaaataattgagcatattaaaatattaatttattgatGAACAAAATTAACATTGATACtagaatgtatatatattttctttttccttttcatttctttttactAATTTCTATTTTAGGTTTGGTGGATATGTTGCCCGCTTGGTTTCCTCCTCGAGGAAAGCTCTTCGGTGTGGTCTTTTGGTATGTCTTCGTCAAATCTCGTTTCCGGCCTCTCTTGACCATTGCTTGTTGGCCCTTTTCCCCCTTTGGGGAATTTAGGGATTTATTTTGTTATTGCACCTTTTGGTACTTGTTTTGTAGATTAAGCTGTTTTGGTGCCCTTCTTTGGGTTTCTTGCGAGTACTGCTGGCCCCAATTTACATACAGGAGCTACGATGAATCTTCGCATCAAGGGGACCGTAGTTCACACTAATGATTAGTGCTCTCTTAAACGAGCATTCATCCATCCTGTGCTATTGCACTAGAGGTTGTGGCATGTCAACAATCATTCACTGCCTGGCTAGATTTTCTGTCAGCTTGGCATGGTAACTTCTGAAATGACATACATGCTATTAGggttgagaaaaaaaaattgattaaattgagaaattgagtcCAACCATCAATTCAATTTGCATCACATTACATCAATTCGATTCGGTTTTGTTTTATTCCTTTGGACATCGAAAAATCCAAAAAaaggtttatttttttaaaagccCAATATTTTTGAACATATGAGTTCAATATGTAAACtcatttaaaacttaaaataaagtCCATTgcttctaaattttaaatatagtttatattatgCTTTTATATAttctataattaaataaaaataaatcctaaatctAATTTTAGTGTGTCAGTCTCTCATGAATTTATTGCTCAGTTATTATTGTTGTTAAAACTTTCAAGAAttcaagtgtatatatatatatttttacttattatgtaccatattatttcattattttgttgttaaaacttttaatttttagttaTCATTATTAACATTTCCAAGTTGGGTGTTTTTTATATCATTACACGTTaagaattataaaatataaataatttaatatttgacTATGTTTagtgaaaatgattaaatcaaggtttaattatatttttaataatcatttataattatagattttacaaattatttttagataaatatattatttgagattttatatataattaaaatttttaaaattatcaaatagtgtctaagaaacataaaataaaaataatttttatctaattacagttgaaaagtttaaatttaaaaataattttatctaaataaaatttaaaactcaaaattcaaaaataatttgaaaactcGAATCGAACTGAACCGATTTAGTACAATTCAGTAATAATTGGTTTCTTATGTTTATCGGTTtgattttattcaaaaataaaaattaaattaaacattccGAATCCAGTAAAAAACCAAACTGAATCGATATCATCTCTATCTAATTGTCTCCGAACCGTTTTTAAGGTTATGCGCCTCGACTCCTTTTCGTTTTCCGGCCGAATGAGGTattattgtttttaataaaaaaaaaattgttatgaGAAAAAGGAGGGTTCCCATTTGTCGTTTTATATAATTGCATATAAATGATGAGTCACGAGTCGTGATTAGTCTTTAGTTCAAGTAGAAAATATATTATTGGGGAAAAACCCAATGAAGAAGCAATAGCATGCGAAACGAACATACTATTGATGAATACTATTAATCCTCACGATTTTTTACCCTCGAACTCAAAGCATAGCACATGATTTTTCCAGGATCATGATTAGGAATGTATAATTTATCCATGGCTTCACAGTAAATGATAGGTTATGTTATATAAATCATATAAAACCAGATGGGAGTAATATTGATATTTTAAGAGATCTCaagattaaaataaatttttcataaaaatttggAAATCACTTTATTCTTTTCCATTTAAATTTATTGATTTCAAATTTAATTACTATGACTTTAAATATTGTATTAACTATGGTTTTTTTAGTTTTCCTCTACTCTCGTAAGGAATCTTTCTTTGCGAGACGTTCAAAGGAGTGCAATGAAGAAAGGATGTTGATGACACCCCTTTCAAGTACTTCGGGCGTCAATAGTTCTGATGTCCTAGTGTCCTACTATAGCTTCATCTTTCCTCCATTGTGCAGAATGGTAGTTCTATTTTCCCTTGAGTCTGGACTATGTTAATATCTTGAGGATTGTCTTTGGCTTCGAGAAGAttattcttcttcctttctcaGTTTCTCTTTATCCCTCCAAACTCTTTCTTGAGCATATTCTTGAAATTAAGCCTAAAAAAAATCATTCTAGACTTATAACTCTTGATACTATTGAATTGTAGGTCGAGAATCCTTTTCTGCCCTTAGATCTTAGCAATATTCTTCATATTGACAATTTgcgaaatgggtgaaagaaaatgGATGAATACATCCATTTTTCCACTACTGAAATTGTGAATAAGAGGTATGATAAACCTCTATCTCATCGTTTTGGTCTTGATGTCTAGATCCAACCTGGTGTTGATCATAGGAGGCATCTCTGTTTTCTTGTCCATGGTGATAGCTTTTTGAGGGTAGAGACATAACTTTTCATTTGCTTCCCACATATTTCGTGCTTATTTttataacaatcaagttatataAGGCGTTAGGGTAGGCAATGATGGTGGTTCACATTGTAATGGAGTAAAGAACCACCAAGTATGGTGATTTTTTGAGTTGTGAAGGATTTTGAGTAGTGGAGGTTGTAAAATTAAtcttatgtatttttttttttttttttggttttggtgTTGAGAAGAGGTATTTATAGAAAACGATTGGCTTGACCAGAGCCTTAGCCATCAAGTACTTTGCTTCATAGGTGCAGAGGGTAAAATGGTGTATATATTAAGTAATGTGGTGTTTTGGCAATGCTTAGACCATCTTCTTAACTAGGCTTGGCTTCATGGAGTTTTTCTTGTCTAAGCATCAGGTGATTCAACGAAGAGTAATATGAGTAACGCATAACAAATATCAACTTTGcctttctttttattaatttgtATCATATGAAAAAGAAAAGTAATGCTTTTTACAAGACAAATGTGATGATAAAAATGGTTCGGAAGAATTTGTTGTTACAATTGTAGCAATGAAAATGGAGTATTTAATATTGAAGGTAATCCCACTAAAATTATCTAAAagatattttcattttataatatattatataatttatatcattaaaaataaatatttatattataatataaatattaaagaatatgttaatttatttatactaagaaatttgataaaataatatataactattaaatattaaataaaaaggtTTATATGTTTTGAACTCCATGTGTTGGCTTAATGGTTAAGAGTGTCCACCGTTCCAGATGTGGCCTAGGTTTGAGTCCCGCTAGTTGTGTTTGTTTTTCGGGTTTTGCCCTATTaatatgattaaaaaaaaaaagactaatgTCAACTAAGTTAAAAGCACAACATATAAGGAGCTATTTTGTGTAGAAAAAGGCAAAAAAGCCTCtctcttttttatatttttttaacgcTTTCAAATCCAATGGGTTATAGATAGTATTTGAATTCTCAATCAAATATGCTTTCAGTACCAAACAAACATAAAAATGgtcaaattttaaaaagtaaaataatctaaaaaaagaagaagaaaaagatggagTGCTTATAAAAGATGAGTTTTGGGAGGCCAAAATGGAAGATTCCCATGTTTTAAGGGTTAAGAAACGAATCAAACATTCGGGGTAAGcaaatatttaattaatgaaaTTTGTTTGGACTTCATTGTTGCGTTTTCTGCTTTCAAGTCTTCTTTGGACATATTCCCCAAACCCAATATTTTAACCTCTTTATTCCTTTCTTTGTTTAGGCCAGCCACATCTATAGATCTACCCTCGTTTCCTAGCTTTTCCAATAACTTAATTTATTAAAgttaaaaagattaaaaaataAGTCGATTAAATTCTAGTttgattaatattaatattattgttaataCAGGAGGACGTGAATTCTAATGTATTGAagacattatcctcttatttaagagTTAAAGAAGAGCTATATATAGttctaaatattatataaaaataatgagaTATTATACGAATTTATAATtagattaatgttaaaaaaaagaagaaatcaaAAGTGAACAAATATGTGTTGATTGTAAATGCCATGTGTCATGATTGTGAAGAATCTCGTATTGAAAataaagttataaaaatattattaaaaataataattacatcATCAtctgatttttaataaattacacataaaataaaataaaattatatatctttacacttcaaaaaatatatatgaatgtaGGACTTGGAAAATGGTTATGAAAGAATTTTAATCAGGACATTTAATAAGATATTAAGTGATGTAATACagttaatagaaataaatataattaaatgaaGCAAGTGGAAATGGCAGTGCAAGAAGTCAATGGCCATGGCATTTCATTGGTTTATGGAATAGTTATCCTTTTTCcaacaataataaattatttcCTTTTCAACAAAAACTCATTTGTCAATCACTACAAGAATCTAAGCTTTTTAATTTACTACAAGATTTGGGAAACtataatttgatatttttgtgattttttataaatttatttttaaatttcttgtaTGACACTTAGATTACAtgagtttaaattttattatttttcatttctctttcaatattatattaataataataaatacataaatTATGGCACACTCTAaggatgaaaataaatatataaaaatttataaaaaattgacGTAAAACTGAAATTGTAAGATTAGTTCGTTTGGTTCAAATTTATTTATAGGTATGTATTTTAAGATTTTAAGTTGGTGTCACCATCAAATGGGTCACAAGCTCGGTAGGAGAATTATGAACATGTTAtttcgtaattaaaataaaatatattatttgagagtttttatttttttatttaataaataaaaatataagtataGTGAAATTTAAACACAAACTAATTGCAttaataaaacttttaatttaccaatcactaaaattttatttttatattttatatattataattttattatacacGTTTTATTACTTCTATCATTTGTGTATcttctataattattatttaatctcTTTACTAAGTTGGTGTCACTTTCAATCGGATCACCAACTTGATTAGAAAAATTACGATACGCCTTTCGTAATTAAAATAAGctatattatttaaatgtatttcagtttttatttaacaaataaccaataaaaaatatgcatatagtgagatattaacccaaattaaatgcattattaaaatttttaattcaccGTTCAACTAaagttttactttaatattttttataaattttaattttattatagacACTCGCCAATTAAGTCTTTGTTCAATTGGCATAGGTATTATTGTCAATATAGAAATACGTGGATTTAAGTGCACTGAAACttattatccttctatttatggGATGTGGAGGAACTAtgagtaattttaaaaattataacaaaaagAGAAATATTATTTAAATCGGATTGGATTAACAAATTAGATTAAGAttcaattgaaaaattaattatttttaacctAACTGATTGAACTGATCAAACCGACAAATCAATAATGTAACCGATTTAACCACGGATCCGATTTAGAAAACGTTAGGATTTCTACTAAATTTAAAAGGAAAATGGAATAAGTAATAATTTCGGCGATGACGTGCTGGCGGTGGACTAGACCTGAAAGTGGTCCCTACCTCACAGCAAATTGGCTAATGCTAAAGGCGAAAAGGTGCAATGTAATATTTATGGTCAAATTTCATTATTAATCTTTTAGTCGAAATTTTGAAGTTTTGAAATTTAACCTTAATTTTAGTGGTAGTCGATAGATTCAGttaattaaattttactattttaaaaatattatacaaCTAACATATTACTATATGTATAATAAaagttaatttattatttttacaataagATCACATCATTTtagttaataaatttaatttttagtgttttaacttaaaattaaaatgtaaaattcaaaaaaacataaaaattaaaaatatcaaattgaaaAGTATAGACTAAATTACTCGGGATCCAAGACAAGAGAGGAAACAACCTGAAAAAACCAACGCCAAACCCAACTAGACTTAGAATCCAATACCCTAACTCCCCCACACTCCCACGCAAACTGCCAGTAACAACCCTATTCCAACTGCCATTCCCTCTTTCCTTAAATCCTTGTGTTTCTCAATAGACAAATCTTAAAAACCAACAAAAGACACAAAAAACAAAGAAACCCCGAT
This window of the Gossypium arboreum isolate Shixiya-1 chromosome 12, ASM2569848v2, whole genome shotgun sequence genome carries:
- the LOC108479411 gene encoding methylsterol monooxygenase 1-1-like, which translates into the protein MLPFNTIEEAVTFLGRNLTMAETLWFNYSAKKSDYYLYCHNILFLFLIFSLVPLPLVFVEMMKSLGFHKYKIQPKVSLSFSEMFKCYKDVMRMFVLVVGPLQLVSYPSVKMIGIQTGLPLPSVWEILSQLTVYFMIEDYTNYWIHRFLHCKWGYENIHRVHHEYAAPIGFAAPYAHWLEILILGIPSFLGPAIAPGHMITFWLWIALRQIEAIETHSGYDFPWAPTRFIPFYGGADYHDYHHYVGEQSQSNFASVFTYCDYIYGTDKGYRYHKKVLRKLKEQSKANGAQNGASFYVPTQDLKSE
- the LOC108477344 gene encoding UPF0161 protein At3g09310; amino-acid sequence: MAVLNSLNYQCPFIPLLTKPKNPNFNSLKFNPHQASRFCFPRRRCVLVNGTLQNSHQNTPEEDDEVDNLGVKAALSMLKFYKREISPVIPKSCRFVPSCSEYSMEAYKKYGVVKGTVLTAWRLCRCNPLGGSGFDPPRWFDEEKPTEE